GCGAAGTCTGCGATCTTTTGCTGTCGAGCCCGCGCACGGCGCGGCAACGCCACGCAAACGGATTGATACCTTCGCTGCGGGTGAAGATGTGGCAGAAGTGCGCCTGGTCACAGAAGCCGCATTCGAGGCTGATCTGGGTCAGGCTGAGGTCGGTGCTCTGGATCAGTTGCTTGGCGCGGGCGATGCGCTGCTGGCGAATCCAGTCCTGGGGCGAGAGGCCGGTGCTGCACTTGAAGGCGCGGGAGAAATGGCTGCGCGAGAGCGCGCAGGCGCGGGCCAGTTCGGTCACTTCTATGGTTTCCCCCAGACGTTCGAGGATCAGTTGCTTGGCCAGGCTTTCGCGCCACGGGGTCAGGCCGCCCGTGTTCTTCCTTGGCGTTTCAGTGACGGTCGCGCGAGCGACGTTTTGCTGAGAATGAGCCATGACAAATGTCCGTGTCGGTTGAGCGTCATTCTTGGGCGCGAGCGCTCTGGCAGGCGAGTTAAACGTTGTTAATTTCGTCTGTGCGCCGTTAAGGACAACCGTGCCAACTCAGCACATTGCTGCAATTTTCAGGACGCGGGGACCGTGCATGATTGATGTCATGTGGCGGACCCGGGCAGGGCCGCTTTTGCGATTCGATCAAGGGTGAAGGCATGAAACATTCTCTGATTTGCGCGTTGGGCCTCGCGATGGCGCTGGCGTCCGGCGTTTCCTCGGCTCAGGCACCGGCACAGGTGGGTTCGCAAGTGCCCGGCTACTTCCGATTGGCCGTAGGCGATTTTGAGGTGACCGCACTGTTTGATGGTTACAACGACCTGTCGCCCAAGCTGCTCAAGGGCTTGACCCAAAGCCAGATTCGCGCGCTGCTGGCTCGTCGCTCGATTGAAACGCCGGGCGTGCAGACCGCGTTCAACGCCTTTCTGATCAACACCGGCAAGCAATTGATCCTGGTGGATACCGGCGCCGGTCAATGCATCGGTGCGACGGCGGGCATGCTCTCGGACAACATGAAAGCCGCCGGCTATGAGCCTTCGCAGGTCGACACGATCCTGTTGACTCACCTGCACCTGGACCATGTCTGCGGACTGGTCGACGGCCAGCAGAAGCCGGTGTTTGCCAACGCCACGGTCTACGCCGCGAAGGCAGAAGCCGATTACTGGCTCGATCCCCAGGCCCTCGCCAAGGCCCCCGAGGGTGCCAAACCGTATTTCAAAATCGCCCAGGATTCCACGGCACCGTACGTCGCGGCAGGTCGCTTTAAAACGTTCGATGCCGGTCAGTCGCCTGTGCCGGGCGTCGAAGCCACGCTGGAAGCCGGACACACACCGGGCAGTACCACGTACCGTTTTACTTCCCAGGGGCAGAGCATCCTGTTCATGGGCGATCTGGTGCATAACCTTGCGGTGCAGTTCTCGCACCCGGAAGTCTCGATCGGATTTGACGTCAACAGTCAGCAGGCGATCAAAAGCCGCGCCAAAGTTTTCAGCGATGCCGCTGCGAGCAAGACCTGGGTGACGGCGGCGCACTTGCCGTTCCCGGGTATCGGTCACATCGCGGCAGAGGGCAAGCACTTCCAGTGGGTGCCGGTCGAATACGGCCCCTACAAACGAGCGGCGAAAGTCCCGCTGATCGAGTAAAGTCCGATGCCCTCCCAAGGAAACCGTGCCTATGAACCGTAACGATCTGCGTCGCGTCGACATGAACCTGTTGGTGATTTTCGAGGCGTTGATGTTCGAAAAGAACCTGACTCGCGTCGCCGAAAAACTGTTCATGGGGCAACCGGCGGTGAGTGCCGCGTTGGGACGGCTGCGGGATTTGTTCGACGATCCGTTGTTGCTGCGCAACGGTCGCGGTATGGAGCCGACCGGGCGGGCGCTGGCCATTCTCAAGGAGTTGCAGCCGGCGATGGATGTCATTTCCGGAGCGGTCAGCCGGGCGAAGGAATTCGATCCGACGACAAGTTGCGATGTGTTTCGCATTGGTCTGTCGGACGATGCCGAGTTTGGCTTGTTTCCGCCGTTGTTGCGGCAACTGCAGGAAGAGGCGCCGGGGATCGTTGTTGTGGTGCGTCGCGCCAACTATCTGCTGATGCCGGCGTTGCTGGCCTCGGGGGAGATTTCTGTGGGGGTGAGTTACACCACGGATTTGCCGGCGAATGCCAAGTGCAAGAAGTTGCGGGACATTCCGTGCAAGGTGCTGCGCGGTGATAAACGGCCGGGAACGCTGACGCTTGACGAGTACTGCGAACGGCCTCATGCGATGGTGTCGTTCTCGGGTGATTTGAGCGGCAATATCGATCTGGATCTGGCCAAGATCGGGCGGAGTCGGCGGGTGGTGTTGGGGGTGCCGCAGTTCAGTGGGTTGCGGGCGTTGCTGGCCGGGACCGAGATGGTTGCCACTGTGCCGGATTATGCGGCGTGTGCGTTGGTTGAAGGGTGTGGCTTGCGTGCCGAGGATCCGCCGTTTCCGATTGAGGCGGCGCAGTTGTCGATGGCCTGGAGCGGGGTGCATGACAATGATCCGGCGGAGCGGTGGTTGCGGTCTCGGATCAGTGAGTTCATGTCCAGGCCTTTGCCGATTGCGGGTTGAACGTGGCGGCCTTTGGGCCGACCAGGTTCTGGCTGATTGAGTACATATCCATTTCTGCGGTAACGGCGGCTGGCGGTTTCGCCCTTACGGCGACTCACTTTTTTTTCAAACGCCAAAAAAAAGTAAGCAAAAAAAGGCTCGCCCCGAGCGTCCGGCCCCTCGCTGAGGCTCGGCGTTCCTTCGCTCCGGTATTCATCCGGGGACACTGCCCTCCGGTCTGCTTCGCGACGACCTACATGCAGCGTGTTCGACTGCGTCGAACGGCGCTGCGCGCCACTCCCCGGATGAACACCTCCACTCAGCCTCCCGAAGGGGCGGGTGGATCAAGATCAAGAGCGCAAGGCGAGCTAACGCTCGGCCTCGTGGTTTGGTGGGTGGGGGGCGCTGATTCATTGCGTGGGATGGCGGCCTGACAGCCGACCCGATTTCCGCTGATGCCCCCGATCCCTGTGGGAGCTGGCCTGCCGGCGATGGCGGTATGCCAGTCAATATCACGCTCAATGACCCATCGCATTCGCGGGGGGATGAGCGACGGCATTCAAAAAGAGCACGTACATTCAATTTTCTCCGCCCCCACACCGGCACTATCAAACGAGTTTCCGGCGCATTGACGCCGTTGGTTTTTCATTTGTGCAGGTAACCCATGAACGTTTCGCAATGGGATGAACGGGTCCAGGACGTCGGGCTGTTTTTTTTGCGGGTCAGCGGTGGTCTGTTTTTGCTGTGGGTGCATGGTCTGCCGAAGCTGCTTAACTACAGCGCTCAGCTGCAAGTCATCGAAGACCCTTTTCACCTGGGCGCGAATGTCACGCTAATGATGGCGATTTTTGCCGAGGTGTTGTGTCCGCTGCTGATCATCTTCGGGGTGTTGGTGCGTCTGGCGTGCCTGCCGATTCTGTGTGTGTTGTGGGTCGCGTTGCTGGTTGTGCACCCGCAATGGAGCCTCGATGAAGGGCAGTTCGGCTGGCTGCTGTTGATTCTGTTCACCAGCATTCTTATCGCCGGGCCGGGACGGCTGGCGCTCAATGTCCGATTTGCCGGAGCTTTGCGTTATGCCTGAATCCAATCGTTTCGAAGAAGTCGTGACCCTGGTCATCAAGCACCGGGTCAAGGCCGGTTTTGAAGTGCCCTATGAAGCCTGGTTGCGCAACATCGTCAGCATTGCCGGGCAGCAGGAAGGGCACTTGGGCGTGGATGTGATGCGCGGCAAGAACGCCGGCCTCGACATGTACACCTGCGTGCTGCGCTTTTGCTCCACCGACGCGATGCAGCGCTGGCTCGATTCGCCGCAACGGCTGGAGCTGGTCAACGAAGCCACGCCAATGCTCGCCGATGGCGACCAGACCGAGGTCAACCCGGTCAATGAGTTCTGGTTCGCGCCCCAGGCTGAAACCGGTTCACCGCCGCCTCGCTGGAAGCAGGCGGTGGTGACGTTGTTGGTGATTCTGCCGCACACCTTGCTGGTGCCGCTGATCTGGGGTCCGCTGCTGCGGCTCAACGCATTTTTGTCCAATTACGTGGTCGCCACGTTCCTGATCACGCTGACCATCGTCGTCTCGGTGGTGTACATGTTCATGCCGATGGCGACGCGGTTGTTCGCGCCTTGGCTGTCCTCTTCCACTCAGCCCAAGGAAACGCGATGAACGCCGATCTGATTCTATTCAATGGCCAATTTCATACCGTTGACCGTCAAAACCCGCTCGCCAGTGCCGTGGCCATCAGCGACGGTCGCTTCGTCGCGGTCGGTACCGACGCCGAAGCCATGGCCCTGCGCGGTTCCGGCACCCAGGTCATCGACCTCAAGGGCCGCTGCGTCATTCCCGGTCTCAACGATTCGCACCTGCACCTGATCCGTGGTGGTTTGAATTACAACCTCGAACTGCGCTGGGAAGGCGTGCCGTCGCTGGCCGACGCCTTGCGCATGCTCAAGGATCAGGCTGACCGCACGCCGACGCCGCAATGGGTACGCGTGGTGGGTGGCTGGAACGAATTCCAGTTCGCCGAAAAGCGCATGCCGACCCTGGAAGAACTCAACCAGGCCGCGCCGGATACGCCGGTGTTCGTGCTGCATCTGTATGACCGCGCCTTGCTCAACCGCGCTGCCTTGCGCGTGGCCGGCTATACCCGCAACACGCCGAACCCGCCGGGTGGCGAGATCGTGCGCGACAGCAACGGCGAGCCGACCGGCATGCTGGTCGCGCGACCGAACGCGATGATTTTGTACTCGACCCTGGCCAAAGGGCCGAAGCTGCCGCTGGAATACCAGGTCAACTCGACCCGGCAATTCATGCGCGAACTCAACCGTCTCGGCCTGACCAGCGCCATCGACGCTGGCGGTGGTTTCCAGAATTATCCGGACGATTACCAGGTGATCGAGCAGTTGGCGAAGGACCAGCAACTGACCATCCGCATTGCCTACAACCTGTTCACCCAGAAGCCCAAGGAAGAACTGGCCGACTTCAAGAACTGGACCAGCAGCGTCACCCTGCACCAGGGCGACGATTACCTGCGGCACAACGGCGCCGGGGAAATGCTGGTGTTCTCGGCGGCGGATTTCGAGGACTTCCTCGAGCCGCGTCCGGACCTGCCGCAAACCATGGAAGACGAACTGGAGCCAGTGGTCCGCCACTTGGTCGAGCAGCGTTGGCCGTTCCGTTTGCACGCCACCTACAACGAATCCATCAGCCGCATGCTCGACGTGTTCGAGAAGGTCAACCGCGACATTCCGTTCAACGGCTTGCCATGGTTTTTCGATCACGCCGAAACCATCACTCCACAGAATATCGAGCGGGTGAGGGCGTTGGGCGGCGGCATTGCGATTCAGGATCGCATGGCGTTCCAGGGCGAATATTTTGTCGAGCGTTACGGCGCCAAGGCGGCCGAAGCGACGCCGCCGATCAAGCGCATGCTGGCCGAAGGTGTACCGGTCGGCGCCGGCACCGACGCGACGCGAGTGTCCAGTTACAACCCCTGGACCTCGTTGTACTGGATGGTCAGCGGTCGAACCGTTGGTGGCCTGGAGCTGCACGCCGAGGGATTGTCCCGTCAAACCGCGCTGGAACTGTTCACCCACGGCAGCGCCTGGTTCTCTTCCGAGCAGGGCAAGAAAGGCATGATCAAGGTCGGCCAACTGGCTGACGTCGCGGCCCTGAGCGCAGATTTTTTCAGTGTCGACGAAGAAGCGATCAAGTGGATCGAATCGGTGTTGACCGTGGTCGGCGGCAAGGTGGTGTACGCCGCCGGTGATTTCGAAAAACTCGGCCCGGCCAGTGTGCCGGTGCTGCCGGACTGGTCACCGGTGGTGAAGGTGCCGGGTCATTGGCGCCCGACGTCGCCGATGCAGGCGCAGGTTCACCATTGCAGCGGGCCGTGCGGCGTGCATGCCCACAGCCATGAAAAGGCGCGTTTGTCGAATGCGCCGGTCAGCGATTTCGCGGGTTTCTGGGGCGCCTTTGGCTGCTCGTGCTTTGCGTTCTGACGATCACAAGAAAGCGCCGATGCAGCGGTGTCGGCGCCTGATGTAACACCCATCCATCGAGGAGCTTCACATGAGCAACGTTCCGTACAAACGCCTGAACAAAGACGATGCGGTTGTCCTGTTGGTCGACCATCAGACCGGTCTGATCTCGCTGGTTCAGGACTTCTCGCCGAACGAATTCAAGAACAACGTGTTGGCCCTGGGTGACGTGGCCAAGTTCTTCAAACTGCCGACCATCCTCACCACCAGCTTCGAAAACGGCCCGAACGGCCCGATGGTTCCGGAATTGAAAGAGCAGTTCCCGGACGCACCGTACATCCCGCGTCCAGGCCAGATCAACGCCTGGGACAACGAAGACTTCGTCAAGGCCGTCAAAGCCACTGGCCGCAAGCAACTGATCATCGCCGGTGTGGTGACTGACGTTTGCGTGACCTTCCCGACGCTGTCGGCGCTGGCCGAAGGGTTTGAAGTGTTCGTGGTGACCGACGCTTCGGGCACCTTCAACGAAACCGTGCAACAGGCCGCCTGGGCGCGCATGGCGGCGGCCGGTGCTCAACTGGTCAACTGGTTCTCGGTGGCGTGCGAGCTGCAGGGCGACTGGCGCAACGACATGGAAGGCCTGGCGAACCTGCTGTCGCCGCGCATTCCAAACTACCGCAATCTGATGAACAGCTATTCGGTGCTCACCTCGAAGTAAGCCGACCGGCCATGAAAAATACCCGCCAATGTGCGGGTATTTTTTTGTCTTAATGAGCCCTTCTGTGGCGAGGGAGCTTGCTCCCGCTTGAGTGCGAAGCACTCATAAACAGGGGCCGCTTCGCAGCCCGGCGGGAGCAAGCTTCCTCGCCTCAAAAAGGCCCCTCGATACAGTCAGGCTTGTTGGCGTTTCTGCAGCCAGCTCAGGAATCCGCCTTTCTTGATTTGCACCGGTTTGGCCAGCAACGCCAACCGGCTGTTCTGCTGCCTTACCGCCTGTAACTTGTTCAACGCCCGACCCACTTCAACCCGTTGTTCCATGCAGCTACGGGTCAGGGATTTGTCGATCCGGTAAATGATGCACGAAGTCAGCGTGGTGAACGTCGCCTGCGACGGCGTATCGGTAAGGATGCTCTGTTCGCCCATCACTTCGCTCGGCCCCATGCGACCGGCTTCGGTTTGCCCTGTACCGTCGGGAACGGTGGCGCTGACCACACCCGTGGCAATGACCATCAGACTGTCCGGCACTTCACCCAACGCCAGCACCACCTGACCGGCCGCGTACTGCTGCGCAACCATCGACTGCGCCATCTGATCGCGTTCCTCTTCACTCAAGGAACGGAAAACTTTCACCTCATCCAGCAACGCCCGTGCGCGCGTTGTCGGTTCGATCACGCCGTCGAGCTGACGGGAAATGCCCGCCGCTTCGAGGTGCCGATGGGCCAGGTCGAACAGTTGATTACGCACTTCGCTTTTCTTGCCAAGCTCGGCGATGAAGCCGCTGGCCACGTATTCGGACATGGTTTCGCCGGCCTCTTTCAGCACCGCTTTCGGTGCCGGGTTGAGTAACAACTGGCTGCTGCCCTGAAGCGTACGATCCAGTGCATCCAGGACCCGACGCGGGCGAATGTGGTTGGGCACCTGAATGCTGATCGACACGCCATGCATGTTGTTCGGCCGGCTCAGGTTGACGATTTTCGCCTTGGCCGCCACCGAGTTCGGCACCACCGCCGTACTGCCGGCGCTGGTCAGCATGTGGGTAGCGCGCCAGTCGATGTCGAGCACTTTGCCCTCGACGCCGTCGATCATGATCCAGTCATCCACCTGATACGGCTTGGTGGTGTTGAGCACGATCCCGGAAAACACGTCGCTCAAGGTGCTTTGCAAGGCCAGGCCGACGACGATTGCCACCACCCCGGACGTTGCCAGCAAACCTTTCACCGGCAGTTCCAGCACGTAGCCGGCCGCGGCGACGATGGCGATCAGAAACACCAGTGCGCCGATGACGTCCTGCAGCAAGCGACCGCTGTGACCGATGCGGCGCATCAGCACCAGGCCGATGACTTCGGTGAGCACCCGGGCGGCGTACAACCACCAGAGAATCCCCAGTGCCGTGGCACCCAGTTGCACCACGCGGTCATCTGCAAACAGCGGCGCCTGCAAGGGGCTGACGCCGGCATTGATGATGAGCGCGCTGAACATCACGAACAGGGCCAGGCGCACACCGACCCGTGTGACGCGATGCTTGAACGGCGCGAGGTGCCAGAGCACGGCGTCGATGACCAGCAGCAGGACGCTCCAGGAGAGCAGGTGACCGAGAAGAAGGGACATGGGACAACTCCGGCGGGAATGAGGGTGTTGATCGCAGGCAAACTAATTGTGGCGAGGGAGCTTGCTCCCGCTGGGCGGCGAAGCGGCCCCAAAATCTTCGCAACGATGCAAGTTTTGTGAGTGCTGCGCACTCAAGCGGGAGCAAGCTCCCTCGCCACAAAAACAGCTTCGCCACACATTTTTGTGTGGCGAAGGCTGTGGACTCAGTTCAGATGCGTCTTGAGTTCCAGCGCTGCCTGACGCACAGCCGCTTTCACTTCCGGAATCTGGCTCAGCGGATTGAGCAAACCGAAGTCGTGAATCATCCCGTTGTAGCGCACCGCCGTGACCGGTACCCCGGCTGCGTCGAGGTGGCGGGCATAGGCTTCGCCTTCGTCACGCAACACGTCGAATTCGGCGGTCTGCACCAACGCTGCCGGCAAGCCTTTGAGCTGTTCGGCATTGGCCTGCAACGGTGAGGCATGGATCTGTGCACGCTCGGCCTGGTCGGTGGTGTAGTTGTCCCAGAACCAGTTCATCATGCCTTTGGTCAGGAAGTGGCCCTCGGCAAATTGCTGGTACGAGCCGGTATCGAACTGTGCGTTGGTCACCGGCCACATCAACAGCTGGAAGCGCAGTGCCGGGGCTTTCTGTTCCTTGGCCATCAACGCCACGACTGCCGCCATGTTGCCGCCGACACTGTTGCCGGCTACGGCGAGGCGCTTGCCATCGACGCCGATGTCCTTGCCATGTTCAGCCACCCAGCGGGTCGCGGCATAGGCCTGGTTGATCGCGGTCGGGTAGTGCGCTTCCGGCGACGGCGTGTAATCGACATACACCGCAACGGCGCCGGAGCCGACCACCAAGTCATGAATCAAGCGTTGGTGAGTCGGGTAATCGCCCAGCACCCAACCGCCGCCGTGGAAGAACATGAACACCGGCAACTCACCTTTGACCTTGGCTGGCCGTACGATTTTCAGGTTGATGGTTTGACCATCGACCTTGATCGCACGATCGCTGACGTCCACACCCGACAGATCAACCTTCACCGAGTTTTGCGCACCGGTGAGCACCGCACGGGCGTCTTTCGGACTCAGTTGCTCGAGCGGCTTGCCACCACCGGCAGCGAGGGCTTCGAGGAAGGCTTGAGTGTTGTGTTCGACGCCGGGGCTGCCAGCGGCAAAAGCGTTGCCGACGGAGAGGGCGAGGAGGGACACGGTCAGGGCTTTTTTGACGAGGTTCATGAGGAAATCCTTTTTAATTGATTAGAGGTTGGTCACCTAAGGTTCGGGTTGCTGCTGCGCCGGGATCCAGACCTCAGCAACACCGTGGACACAGATTAATGGGATGCCGAAAAGGGAAAAAGCAGCTATAAAGCGTTTAACTGTCAACCAGAGTGTGACAATGAACCCGTTCGAAGATATGCGTATTTTTTGCCAGGTCATGGACTCCGGCAGTTTCACCGCTGCGGCCGATCAGTTGGGACTGTCCAAGCAGTTCGTCAGCCGGCGTTTGATGCAACTGGAAGAGCGCCTCGGCGTAAGGCTGCTTAACCGTTCCACACGACGGCTGGACGTCACGCCGCTGGGCCAGAGTTACTACGAGTCCGCGTTGCGCCTGCTCGGCGAAGTCGAACAGGTCGAGCAGGGCATCGCCGGCCAGACCACTGAACCGCGCGGCACCATTCGCGTGAGTGCGCCGTTGTCGTTTGCGCTGGCGCATCTGGGCTGCCTGCTACCGTTGTTCTTGCAGCGCTATCGCGATGTCACGGTGGAAGTGGACTTGAGTGATCGCCCGGTGGATTTGCTCGGCGAGGGTTACGACCTGGCGTTGCGCATCGGCACCCTCGAAGACTCGACGCTGATCGCCCGACGCATCGCGTCCATCCAGCGGGTGTATTGCGCCAGCCCGGCTTACCTGGCCGAGCGTGGTACGCCGCTCAAACCTGAAGACTTGCACGCGCATGACTGCCTGCCGTACGGCCACGGGCGTCAGGTGCAATGGCGTTTTGAAGGGCAGGGCAAGCCGCTGGCGGTCAATGTCACCGGGCGGATGCGCGTCAATAACGGGGAGTTGCTCAAGGATGCGGCCATTGCCGGGATGGGGGTTACTTACCTGCCGACGTTTATTGTCGGGGCGGCATTGAAGGATGGACGGCTGGTGCCGGTGCTGGATGAGTTTCGCCCGGAGCCCCTGACGTTGTCGGCGGTGTATCCGCAGCATCGCCAGAGTTCGCGACCAGTGCAGGCGTTGGTCGAGTTTTTGCGTGAGCGGCTGGATCAGACCGAGGGTGGTCTGTAGAGGGAGGGTTCGCACACTCCCTGTGGGAGCCGGGCATGCCCGACTCCCACAGGGATTTGTGGTGAACCTTTTCTCAATGGCGGTCAGGACCTTTTGTCATCCCCCGGCTCGCCACCGACATGCACACCATGGTCATCGCCGATCTCGCCAGCACGATGAACTCCATGGTCATCACCAATTTCACCGGAGCGGTGAACGCCGTGGTCATCGCCAATTTCGCCGGCATGATGAACGCCACGGTTATGGCCAATTTCACCCGCGTGATGAACGCCGTGATCGTCTCCCGGCTCGGCATGGGTGCCATTGCGGCCGGATGAGGCCGTATTGCCAGAGTGTCCCGAACCATGATCACTGCCGCTGTTGCCGCCGCTGCCGCTTCCACCATGGCCGCCGCTGTTGCCGCCGCCCCCGCTTCCGCCGTGGCCACCGCCAGAGCCGCCGTGGCCACCGCCAGAGCCGCCGTGACCACCACCGCCACCGCCACCGCCACCGCCACCGCTGCCGCCACCACCGCCACCACCACTGCCGCCGCCACCTCCACTCCCGCCGTCCTTGGCCTGTGCGCTCGATACTCCGGACAGGCTGTCCGGAATCAATACGGTCGACGCCGACAAAACTGCGCCAATCGCTACTGCCAGTAAAAGCTTGTTGATGTGCATGTCGTTCTCCGTCTTCTTATTCAGATTGGAGCGTTGATGAACAATGCAACGTGCTGCTCGATTCAGTGGGTGAACACCGCAACGTCCAGATTTATTCAGTTGTACCGTCGACGAGCGATGAGCGGTACAACCCGGTCCTGCTCCCGAGGCTAGTGAATGCTTGAGGCCAGCTCGAAAATCGGGATGTACATCAGGATCACGATGACCCCGATCAGCAGACCGATGAAGGTCATGAGCAAGGGTTCAAACAACCGCACGAACCATTCGATCCAGCGGCTGATTTCTTCGTCGTAGAAATCGGCGCTGCGCTCCATCATCTGCCCGAGGTTGCCGGACTGCTCGCCGGCGCGCAGCAAGCGCAGGGATACCGGAGTGACAAGGTGATTGAGCTCCAGCGCGGCGGACAGCGATTGGCCTTCGCGCACCCGTTCGCAGGCCTGGTCGAGGCGCACGCGGGAGGCGACGGTGAGCAGGCCGCGGACCATGCCCATGGCCGTGACAAGGGGGATGCCGCCCTGCAGCAGAATCCCCAGCGAGCGGTAGAAGCGCGCCAGTTCGTACATGAAGATGCGTTGATGGACCGCCGGGAGTTTTTCGATCACCCGGTCCACACCCCGGCGAAAGGCCGGTTGGCGCTGGAGGAAGGCGAGGGCGACGACGATTGCCGCCAATGTGCCGAAGAATTCGCCCTGATGAGCATGCAGGAACATTCCGCTGCTCATCAGCACTTGCGACAGCCACGGCAGGTTGTTGCCCAGCCCTTCGAACACCAGGCTGAAGCGCGGCACCACATAGCCCATCAGAAACAACACCACGCCACCGCCCACCACCAGCAACAGCATGGGGTAGATCGACGCGCTGACGATCTTCTGTCGAACCTCGTCCATGCGCTGGCGATAGCTGACGTAACGGCCCAGGGCATCGCCCACGGCGCCGGTCTTCTCGCTGGACTGCACCAGCGCAACATAGAGAGGAGGGAACACTGCCGACAACTGAGCCAACGCCTGGGAAAACGATTTGCCCTCGTACAGCAGGCGCACCAGTTCGCTCAAGGTCTTGCGGGCCTGTGGCGCGGTTTCTTTTTCCGCGAGACTTTCCAGCGCATCGATCAACGGCAGGCCCGCATTGAGCAACGTGGTCAGTTCCTGGCTGAAC
This DNA window, taken from Pseudomonas fluorescens NCIMB 11764, encodes the following:
- a CDS encoding LysR family transcriptional regulator, with protein sequence MNPFEDMRIFCQVMDSGSFTAAADQLGLSKQFVSRRLMQLEERLGVRLLNRSTRRLDVTPLGQSYYESALRLLGEVEQVEQGIAGQTTEPRGTIRVSAPLSFALAHLGCLLPLFLQRYRDVTVEVDLSDRPVDLLGEGYDLALRIGTLEDSTLIARRIASIQRVYCASPAYLAERGTPLKPEDLHAHDCLPYGHGRQVQWRFEGQGKPLAVNVTGRMRVNNGELLKDAAIAGMGVTYLPTFIVGAALKDGRLVPVLDEFRPEPLTLSAVYPQHRQSSRPVQALVEFLRERLDQTEGGL
- a CDS encoding type II secretion system F family protein, with amino-acid sequence MRFHLKAVGKAGVVAMTIEAQGDSEARRMVEDQGLRVVSLHAERHWRALRLHKRETFNLVLFSQELTTLLNAGLPLIDALESLAEKETAPQARKTLSELVRLLYEGKSFSQALAQLSAVFPPLYVALVQSSEKTGAVGDALGRYVSYRQRMDEVRQKIVSASIYPMLLLVVGGGVVLFLMGYVVPRFSLVFEGLGNNLPWLSQVLMSSGMFLHAHQGEFFGTLAAIVVALAFLQRQPAFRRGVDRVIEKLPAVHQRIFMYELARFYRSLGILLQGGIPLVTAMGMVRGLLTVASRVRLDQACERVREGQSLSAALELNHLVTPVSLRLLRAGEQSGNLGQMMERSADFYDEEISRWIEWFVRLFEPLLMTFIGLLIGVIVILMYIPIFELASSIH